In the genome of Streptomyces sp. NBC_00190, one region contains:
- a CDS encoding glycerophosphodiester phosphodiesterase encodes MRTLTAVGHRGDPYRVRENTLSSIRSAFARGADAVEIDVRLTRDGVPVLLHDETLQRLWGHDVRLDAVTAPQLAELTQGAVPTLRDALTAGGAGRLMLDLPGASFEAVRTVVGQVRECGARERTYYCAGPNTMLAVRAADRGAEIALTWTTLSPPRRVLIDAVAPRWLNYRFGLVGRELTDALHRDGLLVSAWTADTKRTMRRLVRAGVDSITTNRVDALESVRAEFGR; translated from the coding sequence ATGCGCACCCTGACTGCCGTCGGCCACCGCGGCGATCCCTACCGTGTCCGTGAGAACACCCTGTCCTCGATCCGCTCCGCCTTCGCGCGCGGGGCGGACGCGGTCGAGATCGACGTACGGCTGACCCGCGATGGGGTGCCGGTCCTGCTCCACGACGAGACGCTCCAGCGGCTGTGGGGCCATGACGTGCGCCTTGACGCCGTCACGGCCCCCCAGTTGGCGGAGCTGACGCAGGGCGCGGTCCCGACGCTGCGCGACGCGCTGACGGCGGGCGGGGCGGGCCGGCTGATGCTCGACCTGCCGGGCGCCTCGTTCGAGGCGGTGCGGACCGTGGTGGGCCAGGTCCGCGAGTGCGGGGCGCGCGAGCGCACCTACTACTGTGCGGGGCCCAACACGATGCTGGCGGTCCGCGCCGCCGATCGGGGCGCGGAGATCGCGCTGACCTGGACCACGCTGTCGCCGCCGCGCCGGGTGCTGATCGACGCGGTCGCCCCGCGCTGGCTCAACTACCGCTTCGGGCTGGTCGGCCGGGAGCTGACGGACGCACTCCACCGGGACGGCCTGCTGGTGTCGGCCTGGACCGCGGACACCAAGCGGACGATGCGGCGGCTCGTCAGGGCCGGGGTCGACTCGATCACCACCAACCGGGTGGACGCGCTGGAGTCCGTACGGGCCGAGTTCGGCCGGTGA
- a CDS encoding adenosine deaminase — translation MTDLHPFIAGLPKAELHVHHVGSASPRIVAELASRHPDSKVPTDPEALAEYFTFTDFAHFIDVYLSVVDLVRTPEDVRLLTFEVARDMARQNIRYAELTITPYSSTRRGIDEKAFMEAIEDARKAAEAELGVILRWCFDIPGEAGLEAAAETARLAVDLRPEGLVSFGLGGPEIGVPRPQFKPYFDQARAAGLHSVPHAGETTGPETIWDAIRELGAVRIGHGTSSTQDPELLAYLAEHRIALEVCPTSNIATRAVTDLDRHPVKEMVAAGVLVTINSDDPPMFGSDLNNEYAVAARLLDLDERGLAQLAKNAVEASFLDAAGKAKLNAEIDAYTAEWLAR, via the coding sequence ATGACCGACCTTCATCCCTTCATCGCGGGACTGCCCAAGGCGGAACTCCACGTCCACCACGTCGGCTCGGCGTCACCGCGCATCGTGGCCGAGCTCGCCTCCCGGCACCCCGACTCGAAGGTCCCGACCGACCCCGAGGCCCTCGCCGAGTACTTCACCTTCACCGACTTCGCGCACTTCATCGACGTCTACCTCTCCGTCGTGGACCTGGTCCGCACCCCCGAGGACGTCCGGCTGCTGACCTTCGAGGTCGCGCGTGACATGGCCCGGCAGAACATCCGCTACGCCGAACTGACCATCACCCCCTACTCCTCCACGCGCCGCGGCATCGACGAGAAGGCCTTCATGGAGGCCATCGAGGACGCCCGCAAGGCCGCCGAGGCCGAACTCGGCGTCATCCTGCGCTGGTGCTTCGACATCCCCGGCGAGGCCGGCCTGGAAGCCGCCGCCGAGACCGCCCGCCTCGCCGTGGACCTGCGCCCCGAGGGCCTGGTCTCCTTCGGCCTGGGCGGCCCCGAGATCGGCGTCCCGCGGCCCCAGTTCAAGCCGTACTTCGACCAGGCCCGCGCCGCCGGCCTGCACAGCGTGCCGCACGCCGGCGAGACCACCGGCCCCGAGACCATCTGGGACGCCATCCGCGAACTGGGCGCCGTGCGCATCGGCCACGGCACCAGCTCCACCCAGGACCCGGAACTGCTCGCCTACCTGGCCGAGCACCGCATCGCGCTGGAGGTCTGCCCGACCTCCAACATCGCCACCCGCGCCGTCACCGACCTGGACCGGCACCCCGTCAAGGAGATGGTCGCCGCGGGCGTGCTCGTCACCATCAACAGCGACGACCCGCCGATGTTCGGCTCCGACCTCAACAACGAGTACGCGGTGGCCGCGCGCCTCCTCGACCTCGACGAGCGCGGTCTCGCCCAGCTCGCCAAGAACGCCGTCGAGGCCTCCTTCCTCGACGCGGCCGGCAAGGCCAAGCTCAACGCGGAGATCGACGCGTACACGGCCGAATGGCTCGCGCGCTGA
- a CDS encoding DUF4190 domain-containing protein, which translates to MTDQSPEARDPWAPPERPVVDLGKQRGTPGPPSVHDQHTVAGMPGAHPSQPAPAPAPVQPPAYGYPAQPDASGYGYPTPVPTPMASPTPTPTPPLTPTAVPGYGYPGDAGYPGYPGYPGYPGNAGYPLYAAPKNNGFGVTALVLGIISVVGCITSFIAIALGIGAVVFGALGKGKATRGEADNGGMALAGIILGAIGIVLGALMLLAMFAPVMDRDWDSDYDSPYSNSRVREKI; encoded by the coding sequence ATGACCGACCAGAGCCCTGAGGCGAGGGACCCGTGGGCGCCGCCGGAGCGGCCGGTGGTGGACCTCGGTAAGCAGCGGGGCACGCCCGGACCGCCGTCCGTGCACGACCAGCACACGGTCGCCGGGATGCCGGGGGCGCATCCGTCGCAGCCCGCTCCGGCGCCCGCACCCGTGCAGCCGCCCGCGTACGGCTATCCGGCCCAGCCGGACGCGAGCGGATACGGGTATCCGACGCCCGTGCCCACGCCCATGGCTTCGCCGACCCCGACCCCGACCCCGCCCCTGACGCCGACCGCCGTGCCGGGCTACGGGTACCCCGGCGACGCGGGATACCCCGGGTATCCGGGATACCCCGGCTACCCGGGCAACGCCGGATACCCGTTGTACGCGGCGCCGAAGAACAACGGCTTCGGCGTCACCGCCCTCGTCCTCGGCATCATCTCGGTCGTCGGCTGCATCACCAGCTTCATCGCGATCGCGCTCGGGATCGGAGCCGTCGTCTTCGGCGCCCTGGGCAAGGGCAAGGCGACCCGCGGCGAGGCTGACAACGGCGGGATGGCGCTGGCCGGCATCATCCTCGGCGCGATAGGCATCGTGCTGGGCGCCCTGATGCTCCTCGCCATGTTCGCCCCGGTCATGGACAGGGACTGGGACTCCGACTACGACAGCCCGTACTCCAACTCGCGGGTGCGCGAGAAGATATGA
- a CDS encoding TROVE domain-containing protein has translation MARFNLRSSASTSAPASASRPASPVRSTRRTRTHEGGPGHERDARSELFLLAVANFVTQQTSYESGEDRDDRFGALVRRLAVDDPAWTAGLLGWLRGDANMRTASLVGAAEYVRARLDAGATDGPSNRQVVDSVLRRADEPGELLAYWTATYGRNVPKPVKRGIADAVRRLYSGTSLLKYDTDSKGYRFGDVLNLVHASPDPAKAWQGELFRYALDRRHHPESAEVPAGNRTLAAHRALMALPVSERRGVVLAPDGAERLAEAGMTWEALAGWLQGPMDAAAWEAVIPSMGAMALLRNLRNFDQAGVSDEVAEQVGLRICDPEAVARARQFPFRYLAAYQHAPSLRWAYPLERALGHSLGNVPALPGRTLVLVDRSGSMWSSLSDRSKLNRADAAAVFGAALALRAEDADLVQFGSTSQVVPYSRGESVLKVLERFGNLGGTYTAQAVREHYRGHDRVLIITDEQAASYGYGGDPTAQVPPTVPVYTWNLAGYRVGHAPSGSANRHTFGGLTDAAFRMVSLIEGGRDADWPWAAASASA, from the coding sequence ATGGCTCGTTTCAACCTGCGCTCGTCCGCGTCCACGTCCGCGCCCGCGTCCGCCTCTCGGCCGGCTTCGCCCGTGCGCTCGACCCGCCGCACCCGCACCCACGAGGGCGGACCGGGTCACGAACGCGATGCGCGCTCCGAGCTGTTCCTGCTCGCCGTCGCCAACTTCGTGACGCAGCAGACCTCCTACGAGAGCGGCGAAGACCGCGACGACCGCTTCGGCGCCCTCGTGCGGCGGCTCGCGGTCGACGACCCCGCGTGGACCGCCGGCCTGCTGGGCTGGCTCCGCGGGGACGCGAACATGCGGACCGCCTCACTCGTCGGCGCCGCCGAGTACGTCCGGGCCCGGCTCGACGCCGGCGCCACCGACGGGCCTTCGAACCGGCAGGTCGTGGACTCCGTGCTGCGGCGCGCGGACGAGCCCGGTGAGCTGCTGGCCTACTGGACGGCGACGTACGGGCGCAACGTGCCCAAGCCCGTCAAGCGCGGCATCGCCGACGCCGTACGCAGGCTCTACTCCGGCACCTCGCTGCTGAAGTACGACACCGACTCGAAGGGCTACCGGTTCGGTGACGTCCTCAACCTCGTGCACGCCTCCCCCGACCCGGCCAAGGCCTGGCAGGGCGAGCTGTTCCGCTACGCCCTCGACCGCAGGCACCACCCGGAGAGCGCGGAGGTCCCGGCGGGCAACCGCACCCTGGCGGCCCACCGGGCCCTGATGGCGCTGCCGGTCTCCGAGCGGCGCGGTGTGGTGCTCGCCCCGGACGGCGCCGAGCGGCTCGCGGAGGCGGGCATGACCTGGGAGGCGCTGGCCGGCTGGCTGCAGGGGCCCATGGACGCGGCCGCCTGGGAGGCGGTCATCCCGTCGATGGGTGCGATGGCCCTGCTGCGCAACCTGCGCAACTTCGACCAGGCCGGAGTCTCGGACGAGGTGGCCGAGCAGGTGGGGCTGAGGATCTGCGACCCGGAGGCCGTGGCCCGGGCGCGGCAGTTCCCCTTCCGCTACCTGGCGGCCTACCAGCACGCGCCCTCGCTGCGCTGGGCGTACCCGCTGGAGCGGGCGCTCGGCCACTCGCTGGGCAACGTACCGGCGCTGCCCGGGCGGACGCTGGTCCTCGTCGACCGGTCCGGGTCGATGTGGTCCTCGCTGTCGGACCGCTCCAAGCTCAACCGGGCGGACGCGGCGGCCGTGTTCGGGGCGGCGCTGGCGCTGCGGGCCGAGGACGCGGACCTGGTGCAGTTCGGCTCGACCAGTCAGGTGGTCCCGTACAGCCGGGGCGAATCCGTACTGAAGGTGCTGGAGCGGTTCGGGAACCTCGGCGGCACCTACACGGCGCAGGCCGTGCGGGAGCACTACCGCGGCCACGACCGGGTGCTGATCATCACCGACGAGCAGGCAGCCTCCTACGGCTACGGCGGTGACCCGACGGCCCAGGTGCCGCCGACGGTGCCGGTGTACACCTGGAACCTGGCGGGCTACCGCGTGGGCCACGCGCCGTCCGGCTCCGCGAACCGGCACACCTTCGGCGGGCTCACCGACGCGGCCTTCCGCATGGTGTCCCTGATCGAGGGCGGCCGGGACGCCGACTGGCCGTGGGCGGCGGCTTCGGCCTCAGCCTGA
- a CDS encoding NADAR family protein → MEMIDKLIKQVSHGERVKFLPFWGHRPRPDGTLGPSCLSQWWPSAFTVGDVRYATAEHWMMAGKARLFQDAEAERAALEAATPAEAKKAGRLVRGFDDAIWERERFALVVEGSVHKFASDPALRSYLLSTGNRVLVEASPMDRIWGIGLPADDERALDPARWRGLNLLGFALMEARDRLRADGA, encoded by the coding sequence ATGGAAATGATCGACAAGCTGATCAAGCAGGTCAGCCACGGTGAGCGGGTGAAGTTCCTGCCGTTCTGGGGGCACCGCCCGCGGCCCGACGGGACGCTCGGGCCGAGCTGCCTCAGCCAGTGGTGGCCGTCCGCCTTCACTGTGGGTGATGTCCGATATGCCACGGCTGAGCACTGGATGATGGCCGGGAAGGCCCGCCTGTTCCAGGACGCGGAGGCCGAGCGCGCCGCGCTCGAGGCGGCCACTCCGGCCGAGGCGAAGAAGGCCGGGCGGCTCGTGCGCGGCTTCGACGACGCGATCTGGGAGCGGGAGCGGTTCGCGCTCGTGGTGGAGGGCAGCGTGCACAAGTTCGCCTCCGACCCGGCGCTGCGCTCGTACCTGCTGTCCACCGGGAACCGGGTGCTGGTGGAGGCCAGCCCGATGGACCGGATCTGGGGCATCGGGCTGCCGGCCGACGACGAGCGCGCCCTGGACCCGGCCCGCTGGCGCGGCTTGAACCTGCTGGGCTTCGCCCTGATGGAGGCCCGGGACCGGCTGCGCGCGGACGGCGCGTGA
- a CDS encoding gamma-aminobutyraldehyde dehydrogenase — protein sequence MGNRFQVKDRFADGAQYIDGRLRSGTSGQSHTVVDPATGDEVLTYELASTADVDEAVAAAKRAFPAWSGATPGERSDALHRLAAVLAEQAEDFAYAESLQCGKPVKLSTEFDVPGTIDNTAFFAGAARHLQGQAAGEYSGDHTSYVRREAIGVVGSVAPWNYPLQMAAWKILPAIAAGNTIVLKPAELTPLTSLMFAQAAKDAGLPDGVINIVTGAGREAGEHLVGHPDVVMTSFTGSTAVGKRVAEIATATVKRLHLELGGKAPFLVFDDADLEAAAHGAVAASLINTGQDCTAATRAYVQRPLHDAFVARVAELMETVRLGDPFAATTDLGPLVSHAQRDRVAGFVERARSYATVVTGGEVPGGELAEGAYYRPTLITGAAQDSEVVQSEIFGPVLVVLPFDTDDEGIALANDTPYGLAASAWSRNLYRANRATREIKAGCVWVNDHIPIISEMPHGGYKASGFGKDMSAYSFEEYTQVKHVMYDNTAVAAKDWHRTIFGDR from the coding sequence ATGGGCAACCGCTTCCAGGTCAAGGACCGCTTCGCGGACGGCGCGCAGTACATCGACGGGCGACTCAGGTCCGGCACCTCCGGTCAGTCACACACGGTGGTCGATCCCGCCACCGGCGACGAGGTCCTCACCTACGAACTGGCGAGCACCGCCGACGTCGACGAGGCCGTCGCCGCCGCCAAGAGGGCTTTCCCGGCATGGTCCGGCGCCACTCCCGGGGAGCGTTCGGACGCCCTGCACCGGCTGGCCGCCGTACTGGCCGAGCAGGCGGAGGACTTCGCGTACGCGGAGTCCCTCCAGTGCGGGAAGCCGGTCAAGCTGTCCACGGAGTTCGACGTGCCGGGGACCATCGACAACACGGCCTTCTTCGCGGGTGCCGCCCGCCACCTCCAGGGGCAGGCGGCCGGCGAGTACTCAGGGGACCACACCTCGTACGTACGCCGCGAGGCCATCGGCGTCGTCGGCTCCGTCGCGCCCTGGAACTATCCGCTCCAGATGGCCGCCTGGAAGATCCTCCCGGCGATCGCGGCGGGCAACACCATCGTCCTCAAGCCCGCCGAGCTCACCCCGCTGACCTCGCTGATGTTCGCGCAGGCGGCCAAGGACGCGGGGCTGCCCGACGGCGTGATCAACATCGTCACGGGCGCCGGCCGTGAGGCCGGGGAGCACCTGGTCGGCCACCCCGACGTGGTCATGACCTCCTTCACCGGCTCGACGGCCGTCGGCAAGCGGGTCGCCGAGATCGCCACCGCCACCGTCAAGCGGCTCCACCTGGAGCTCGGCGGCAAGGCCCCCTTCCTCGTCTTCGACGACGCCGACCTGGAGGCCGCCGCGCACGGCGCCGTCGCCGCCTCCCTCATCAACACCGGCCAGGACTGCACCGCCGCCACCCGCGCGTACGTCCAGCGCCCCCTGCACGACGCCTTCGTCGCCCGCGTCGCGGAGCTGATGGAGACCGTCCGCCTCGGCGACCCCTTCGCGGCCACCACCGACCTCGGCCCGCTGGTCTCCCACGCCCAGCGCGACCGGGTCGCCGGCTTCGTCGAGCGCGCCCGCTCGTACGCCACCGTCGTCACCGGCGGCGAGGTCCCGGGAGGTGAGCTCGCCGAAGGCGCGTACTACCGGCCCACCCTCATCACCGGCGCCGCCCAGGACAGCGAGGTCGTCCAGTCCGAGATCTTCGGCCCGGTCCTGGTCGTCCTGCCCTTCGACACCGACGACGAGGGCATCGCGCTCGCCAACGACACCCCCTACGGCCTCGCCGCCTCCGCCTGGAGCCGGAACCTCTACCGGGCCAACCGGGCCACCCGCGAGATCAAGGCGGGCTGCGTCTGGGTCAACGACCACATTCCGATCATCAGCGAGATGCCCCACGGCGGCTACAAGGCGAGTGGCTTCGGAAAGGACATGAGTGCCTACTCCTTCGAGGAGTACACGCAGGTCAAGCACGTGATGTACGACAACACCGCGGTTGCCGCGAAGGACTGGCACCGCACGATCTTCGGGGACCGATAG
- a CDS encoding polyamine ABC transporter substrate-binding protein: MEQFEPDRLSAAQLAAMRRSLTSGRGALTRRSLLRASGVGALTLGGLSTLAACGIPPAKRAGDAAAASDDHSAQEKEINFSNWTEYMDTSEDEKSRPTLEEFTKRTGIKVKYTEDINDNVEFFGKIRPQLAAGQDTGRDLIVVTDWLASRIIRLGWAQKLDPSHLPHAYANLIPQFRTPDWDPGRSYSYPWTGIDTVIAYNTKATDGKKVDSVTQLLDDPTLKGRVGFLTEMRDSVGMTLLDQGKDPANFTTADFDGAIGRLQKGVDTKQIRRFTGNDYTADLDKGDLAACLAWAGDVIQLQAGNPDIQYAIPAPGYITSSDNLLVPAHARHKANAEKLIDFYYEPEVAAQLAAFISYVCPVEGVKDELAKIDPALADNPLIVPDKAMAAKAHSFRSLSSEEETAYEEKFAKLIGA; this comes from the coding sequence ATGGAGCAGTTCGAGCCCGACCGCCTCTCGGCGGCGCAACTCGCCGCGATGCGGCGCAGCCTCACCAGCGGGCGCGGCGCCCTCACCCGCCGCTCGCTGCTGCGCGCCTCCGGAGTCGGAGCGCTCACCCTCGGCGGCCTGTCCACCCTCGCCGCGTGCGGCATCCCGCCCGCCAAGCGCGCGGGTGACGCGGCGGCGGCCTCCGACGACCACTCGGCCCAGGAGAAGGAGATCAACTTCTCCAACTGGACCGAGTACATGGACACCAGCGAGGACGAGAAGAGCCGTCCCACCCTGGAGGAGTTCACCAAGCGGACCGGGATCAAGGTCAAGTACACCGAGGACATCAACGACAACGTCGAGTTCTTCGGCAAGATCCGCCCGCAGCTCGCCGCAGGCCAGGACACCGGCCGCGACCTGATCGTCGTCACCGACTGGCTCGCCTCCCGCATCATCCGCCTCGGCTGGGCGCAGAAGCTGGACCCCTCGCACCTCCCGCACGCCTACGCGAACCTGATCCCGCAGTTCCGCACCCCCGACTGGGACCCGGGCCGTTCGTACAGCTACCCGTGGACCGGCATCGACACCGTCATCGCCTACAACACCAAGGCCACCGACGGGAAGAAGGTCGACTCCGTCACCCAGCTGCTCGACGACCCCACCCTCAAGGGCCGGGTCGGCTTCCTCACCGAGATGCGCGACAGCGTCGGCATGACCCTGCTCGACCAGGGCAAGGATCCGGCGAACTTCACCACCGCGGACTTCGACGGGGCGATCGGCCGGCTCCAGAAGGGCGTGGACACCAAGCAGATACGCCGCTTCACCGGCAACGACTACACCGCCGACCTCGACAAGGGCGACCTGGCCGCCTGCCTCGCCTGGGCGGGCGACGTCATCCAGCTCCAGGCCGGCAACCCGGACATCCAGTACGCGATCCCGGCACCCGGCTACATCACCTCCAGCGACAACCTGCTGGTCCCCGCCCACGCCCGGCACAAGGCCAACGCCGAGAAGCTCATCGACTTCTACTACGAACCTGAGGTCGCCGCCCAGCTGGCCGCCTTCATCAGCTACGTCTGCCCGGTCGAGGGCGTCAAGGACGAGCTGGCCAAGATCGATCCCGCCCTCGCGGACAACCCGCTGATCGTGCCGGACAAGGCGATGGCCGCGAAGGCACACTCCTTCCGCTCGCTCAGCAGCGAGGAAGAGACGGCGTACGAAGAGAAGTTCGCCAAGCTGATCGGCGCGTAG
- a CDS encoding ABC transporter ATP-binding protein translates to MTDKTAGGDVRLAGISKHYGTFTAVHPLDLTIPQGSFFALLGASGCGKTTTLRMIAGLEEPSTGTVHLGDRAVTHLPPYKRPVNTVFQSYALFPHLNIYENVAFGLRRRGIKSVKKQVDEMLELVQLGQFAQRKPHQLSGGQQQRVAVARALINHPQVLLLDEPLGALDLKLRRQMQLELKRIQTEVGITFVHVTHDQEEAMTMADTVAVMNGGRVEQLGAPAELYENPGTTFVANFLGTSNLIEAEVLEAGGADVVVSSAGTKLRLPGARCSTTPKAGGKLLVGVRPEKISVVHADEEDTIAAGRNKVPGRIAASPFIGVSTQFVIDSQVCPELEVYVQNIERDARLVPGAEVVLHWNPEHTFGLDAAQDIDAGIETVEEIA, encoded by the coding sequence ATGACTGACAAGACCGCGGGCGGCGACGTCCGCCTCGCCGGGATCAGCAAGCACTACGGCACCTTCACCGCCGTGCACCCGCTGGATCTCACCATTCCCCAGGGCTCCTTCTTCGCCCTGCTCGGCGCGTCCGGCTGCGGGAAGACCACCACCCTGCGCATGATCGCCGGCCTGGAGGAGCCCTCCACCGGCACGGTCCACCTCGGCGACCGGGCGGTCACCCACCTGCCGCCGTACAAGCGGCCGGTCAACACGGTCTTCCAGAGCTACGCCCTCTTCCCGCACCTGAACATCTACGAGAACGTGGCCTTCGGCCTGCGCCGCCGCGGCATAAAGTCGGTCAAGAAGCAGGTCGACGAGATGCTGGAGCTGGTCCAGCTCGGCCAGTTCGCCCAGCGCAAGCCGCACCAGCTCTCCGGCGGGCAGCAGCAGCGGGTCGCGGTCGCCCGTGCCCTGATCAACCACCCCCAGGTGCTCCTCCTCGACGAGCCGCTCGGCGCCCTCGACCTCAAGCTGCGCCGCCAGATGCAGCTGGAGCTCAAGCGCATCCAGACCGAGGTGGGCATCACCTTCGTGCACGTCACGCACGACCAGGAAGAGGCCATGACCATGGCCGACACGGTCGCCGTGATGAACGGCGGCCGCGTCGAGCAGCTGGGCGCGCCCGCCGAGCTGTACGAGAACCCGGGCACCACGTTCGTCGCCAACTTCCTCGGCACCTCGAACCTCATCGAAGCCGAGGTCCTGGAGGCGGGCGGCGCCGACGTCGTGGTCAGCTCGGCCGGGACGAAGCTGCGGCTGCCCGGGGCCCGCTGCTCGACCACCCCCAAGGCGGGCGGAAAGCTGCTGGTCGGGGTACGCCCGGAGAAGATATCCGTGGTCCACGCCGACGAGGAGGACACCATCGCGGCCGGCCGCAACAAGGTGCCCGGCCGGATCGCGGCCTCCCCCTTCATCGGCGTCTCCACCCAGTTCGTCATCGACAGCCAGGTCTGCCCCGAGCTGGAGGTGTACGTCCAGAACATCGAGCGGGACGCCCGCCTGGTGCCGGGCGCCGAGGTGGTCCTGCACTGGAACCCGGAGCACACCTTCGGCCTGGATGCCGCCCAGGACATCGACGCGGGCATCGAGACGGTCGAGGAGATCGCGTGA
- a CDS encoding ABC transporter permease produces MTGPAVEAAPPQAPAPAGPPVHKPSVRKRLVPYWLLLPGILWLLVFFVLPMVYQASTSVQTGSLEEGFEVTWHFQTYWDAFTEYLPQFLRSLLYAGTATVLCLLLGYPLAYLIAFRAGRWRNLLLVLVIAPFFTSFLIRTLAWKTILADSGPVVAVLNKIGFLDVTSWLGITQGDRVLATPLAVVCGLTYNFLPFMILPLYSSLERIDTRLHEAAGDLYARPATVFRKVTFPLSMPGVVSGTLLTFIPASGDYVNAELLGSTDTRMIGNVIQSQYLRILDYPTAAALSFILMAIVLIMVTIYIRRAGTEDLV; encoded by the coding sequence GTGACCGGCCCCGCTGTAGAAGCAGCGCCGCCCCAGGCGCCCGCCCCCGCCGGACCCCCGGTGCACAAGCCGTCGGTACGCAAGCGGCTGGTCCCGTACTGGCTGCTGCTCCCCGGCATCCTGTGGCTGCTGGTCTTCTTCGTGCTGCCGATGGTCTACCAGGCCTCCACCTCGGTGCAGACCGGCTCCCTCGAAGAGGGCTTCGAGGTCACCTGGCACTTCCAGACCTACTGGGACGCCTTCACCGAGTACCTGCCGCAGTTCCTGCGCTCCCTGCTGTACGCCGGCACCGCCACCGTGCTGTGCCTGCTGCTCGGGTACCCGCTGGCCTACCTGATCGCCTTCAGGGCGGGCCGCTGGCGCAACCTGCTGCTCGTGCTCGTCATCGCGCCGTTCTTCACCAGCTTCCTGATCCGCACGCTCGCCTGGAAGACGATCCTGGCCGACAGCGGCCCGGTCGTCGCCGTCCTCAACAAGATCGGCTTCCTGGACGTCACGAGCTGGCTCGGCATCACCCAGGGGGACCGGGTGCTGGCCACGCCGCTCGCGGTCGTCTGCGGTCTCACGTACAACTTCCTCCCCTTCATGATCCTGCCGCTGTACTCCTCGCTGGAGCGCATCGACACCCGCCTCCACGAGGCGGCCGGGGACCTGTACGCCCGCCCCGCCACGGTCTTCCGCAAGGTGACCTTCCCGCTGTCCATGCCGGGCGTGGTCTCCGGGACCCTGCTCACCTTCATCCCGGCGAGCGGCGACTACGTGAACGCCGAGCTGCTCGGCTCCACGGACACCCGGATGATCGGCAACGTCATCCAGTCGCAGTACCTGCGGATCCTCGACTACCCGACGGCTGCCGCGCTGTCGTTCATCCTCATGGCCATCGTGTTGATCATGGTCACCATCTACATCCGCCGAGCGGGGACGGAGGACCTGGTCTGA
- a CDS encoding ABC transporter permease translates to MRTSIAWLRRNLVVIAGLVTLAYMILPNVVVTVFSFNNPTGRFNYAWQEFSLDAWKDPCGVADLCGSLSLSLQIALWATVAATALGTAIAFAMVRYRFRARGAVNSLIFLPMAMPEIVMAASLLALFLNMGIQLGFWTILIAHIMFCLSFVVAAVKARVLSMDPRLEEAARDLYAGPVQTFVRVTLPIAAPGIAAGALLSFALSFDDFIITNFNSGNTVTFPMFVWGSAQRGTPVQINVIGTAMFVIAVLVVLAGQMVGNRRKKAQPK, encoded by the coding sequence ATGCGCACCTCCATCGCCTGGCTCCGGCGCAATCTGGTCGTCATCGCGGGCCTCGTCACGCTCGCGTACATGATCCTGCCGAACGTGGTCGTGACCGTCTTCTCCTTCAACAACCCCACCGGGCGGTTCAACTACGCCTGGCAGGAGTTCTCGCTCGACGCGTGGAAGGACCCCTGCGGGGTCGCCGACCTGTGCGGCTCCCTCTCGCTCTCCCTCCAGATCGCCCTGTGGGCCACCGTCGCCGCGACCGCGCTGGGCACCGCCATCGCCTTCGCGATGGTGCGCTACCGCTTCCGGGCGCGCGGCGCGGTCAACTCGCTGATCTTCCTGCCCATGGCCATGCCCGAGATCGTGATGGCGGCCTCACTGCTCGCCCTCTTCCTCAACATGGGCATCCAGCTGGGCTTCTGGACGATCCTGATCGCCCACATCATGTTCTGCCTCAGCTTCGTCGTCGCCGCCGTCAAGGCGCGTGTCCTGTCCATGGACCCGCGGCTGGAGGAGGCCGCCCGCGACCTCTACGCGGGCCCGGTGCAGACCTTCGTACGGGTCACCCTGCCGATCGCGGCACCCGGTATCGCGGCGGGCGCGCTGCTCTCCTTCGCGCTCTCGTTCGACGACTTCATCATCACCAACTTCAACTCGGGCAACACCGTCACCTTCCCCATGTTCGTGTGGGGATCGGCCCAGCGCGGTACGCCTGTGCAGATCAACGTCATCGGCACGGCGATGTTCGTCATCGCGGTGCTGGTGGTGCTCGCCGGCCAGATGGTCGGCAACCGCCGCAAGAAAGCACAACCGAAGTAG